The following coding sequences are from one Shewanella putrefaciens window:
- a CDS encoding YciK family oxidoreductase, producing the protein MLEYQAAKDLLQGKTILVTGAGASIGKAAAIAFAKHGATVILLGKTVKKLEAVYDLIEQASYPKPAIVPLDLKGATEQNYQDMADTIAEQFGHLDGLLHNASLLGALGPFEHIDISSLEDVLKVNVTAQVMLTKALLPVMRQAPSASIIFTSSSVGRQGRAYWGPYAFSKFATEGMMQVLAHECDGTSVRVNSINPGATRTEMRAKAYPAENPLDLKTAEEIMPTYLYLMGQDSSAVNGQQFNAQ; encoded by the coding sequence ATGTTGGAATATCAAGCAGCAAAAGATTTACTTCAGGGCAAAACAATCTTAGTCACAGGCGCTGGTGCTAGTATTGGTAAAGCGGCCGCTATTGCATTTGCAAAACACGGCGCCACCGTGATTTTACTCGGTAAAACAGTGAAAAAACTGGAAGCGGTTTACGATCTAATAGAACAAGCCAGTTATCCCAAACCTGCTATAGTGCCATTGGATCTTAAGGGGGCAACGGAACAAAACTACCAAGATATGGCCGACACCATTGCAGAACAATTTGGTCATTTAGACGGCTTATTACATAATGCTAGCTTGCTCGGTGCCTTAGGTCCGTTTGAACACATCGATATTTCATCACTCGAAGATGTGCTCAAAGTGAACGTCACGGCCCAAGTTATGCTAACTAAAGCATTACTACCTGTGATGCGCCAAGCACCCAGTGCATCGATTATCTTTACGTCGAGCAGTGTGGGGCGTCAAGGCCGCGCCTATTGGGGACCTTATGCTTTCTCTAAGTTTGCCACCGAAGGCATGATGCAAGTTCTCGCCCATGAATGCGATGGCACCTCAGTTCGAGTTAACAGCATCAATCCAGGAGCTACCCGCACTGAGATGCGCGCTAAAGCCTACCCTGCAGAGAATCCACTGGATCTCAAAACCGCTGAAGAGATCATGCCGACCTATCTATATTTGATGGGTCAAGATTCTAGTGCCGTCAACGGACAGCAGTTTAACGCACAGTAA
- the rluB gene encoding 23S rRNA pseudouridine(2605) synthase RluB, with protein sequence MSEKLQKVLARAGHGSRREMEAWIAAGRVSIDGEIASLGDRIEADAKVRIDGRAISLKSAEDVICRVLAYHKPEGEICSRKDPEGRPTVFDRLPKVRDSRWVAVGRLDINTSGLLLFTSDGELANRLMHPSNEVDREYAVRTFGEIPEATVQRLRTGVMLEDGPAQFDSIKPAGGEGMNQWWHVCLREGRNREVRRLWESQEVQVSRLIRIRYGMVELPKSLPRGGWVELPVEQVNYLRQLAGLEPETRTMLAADKHSVARAQVKSAKIRRAVRKHKVTGAGKAKPTRQRS encoded by the coding sequence TTAGTATTGATGGTGAGATTGCTAGCCTTGGGGATCGGATTGAAGCCGATGCCAAAGTGCGTATCGATGGCAGAGCCATTTCGTTAAAGTCTGCCGAAGACGTGATTTGCCGTGTACTGGCATATCATAAACCCGAAGGCGAAATTTGTAGTCGTAAAGATCCTGAAGGCCGTCCAACGGTGTTCGATCGCTTACCTAAAGTGCGTGATTCTCGCTGGGTAGCGGTAGGTCGTTTAGACATTAACACCTCAGGTTTATTGTTGTTTACCTCAGATGGTGAGTTAGCAAACCGTTTAATGCACCCATCGAACGAAGTGGACCGTGAATACGCGGTGCGTACCTTTGGTGAAATTCCAGAGGCGACAGTGCAACGTTTGCGTACAGGTGTGATGTTAGAGGACGGCCCAGCACAGTTTGATAGCATCAAGCCAGCGGGCGGCGAAGGCATGAACCAGTGGTGGCATGTGTGTTTACGCGAAGGTCGCAACCGTGAAGTGCGCCGTTTGTGGGAATCCCAAGAAGTGCAGGTGAGCCGTTTGATCCGTATTCGTTATGGTATGGTCGAATTGCCAAAATCGCTGCCCCGCGGTGGTTGGGTTGAATTGCCCGTTGAACAAGTTAATTATTTGCGTCAATTAGCGGGTCTTGAGCCTGAAACGCGCACTATGCTTGCTGCTGATAAACACAGTGTGGCCCGTGCTCAGGTTAAAAGCGCCAAAATTCGCCGCGCGGTGCGTAAGCATAAAGTCACAGGGGCTGGAAAAGCTAAACCAACGCGCCAGCGCAGTTAA